In Myxocyprinus asiaticus isolate MX2 ecotype Aquarium Trade chromosome 3, UBuf_Myxa_2, whole genome shotgun sequence, the following proteins share a genomic window:
- the LOC127429300 gene encoding non-histone chromosomal protein HMG-14A-like has translation MPKRKGTDGEVQEEPQRRSARLSAKPATPKPEPKPKKTPKKEKEVNDKKEEKKAKGKAKPEESKEENQSENGVTKTNEIEKPEDAAEPEEDPKTE, from the exons ATGCCCAAGAGAAAG GGAACTGATGGCGAAGTCCAGGAGGAG CCTCAGAGAAGGTCTGCTAGACTATCAGCG AAACCAGCGACTCCAAAACCTGAACCCAAACCCAAAAAAACTCCCAAG AAAGAGAAGGAAGTGAATGATAAAAAGGAGGAGAAGAAGGCGAAGGGCAAGGCAAAGCCTGAGGAATCCAAGGAGGAGAACCAGTCAGAAAATGGGGTGACCAAGACCAATGAG ATTGAGAAGCCCGAAGATGCGGCAGAGCCTGAGGAGGACCCGAAGACAGAGTAG
- the LOC127429260 gene encoding uncharacterized protein LOC127429260, producing the protein MLGEPFLHILNCTEDATNCDGAAHIHSDTSTASPNPSKMSITARSTLTPQNVRAGRPEGLEKPRPCRASAPSNAMPILSCSGEDHLGMTLYCSWCCPSFYKDYPDLRLAGDRLEHWSPHNPALLSSQDNGPLLQSQDLSSLEPSLAQGQQAEVVTQHDEGYFVIDSGQGPSWERRLTNSMLNGYLEVQMLEVFCQHMQNMACCGSSLLGTDVMPALGPTSLTVPSEQRANQEEVLDSSSSYVVRYLSTCSAPATSHFSSPVLRISEAEEPTS; encoded by the exons ATGCTTGGAGAACCATTCCTTCATATTCTGAACTGCACAGAAGATGCCACAAATTGTGATGGAGCAGCTCACATACACTCAGACACCTCCACGGCCAGTCCCAACCCAAGCAAGATGAGCATCACTGCCAGATCAACACTGACACCACAAAATGTGAGAG CTGGCAGGCCTGAAGGCCTAGAAAAGCCAAGGCCATGTCGGGCATCAGCACCCAGCAACGCTATGCCCATTCTCAGCTGTAGCGGTGAGGATCACTTGGGCATGACACTGTATTGCTCCTGGTGTTGTCCCAGCTTCTACAAGGACTATCCAGACCTCCGACTTGCAGGTGACCGGCTGGAGCATTGGAGTCCTCATAACCCAGCCCTGCTCAGCTCACAGGACAACGGGCCACTGCTGCAGTCTCAAGACCTGAGCTCACTGGAGCCCTCCCTGGCGCAGGGTCAACAGGCAGAGGTTGTGACCCAGCACGATGAAGGTTATTTTGTCATAGATAGCGGTCAGGGTCCTAGCTGGGAGAGAAGGCTCACCAACTCCATGTTGAATGGTTATTTGGAGGTCCAAATGCTGGAGGTGTTTTGCCAGCACATGCAAAACATGGCATGCTGTGGATCATCATTGCTTGGCACTGATGTCATGCCAGCACTGGGGCCCACCAGCCTGACTGTACCCAGTGAACAGAGAGCCAATCAAGAAGAGGTGCTGGATTCTTCATCCAGTTACGTTGTGCGATACTTGAGCACTTGTTCAGCTCCAGCCACCTCCCACTTCAGCTCACCTGTGCTACGAATCTCAGAAGCTGAGGAGCCAACCTCATAA